The DNA segment tattatttcCATGATCGTACATTATAAATAAGAAATATGACCCAAATCCCTTGCATATGAATAAACAAATCACTTGCAGTAGAAGTGTAAACACAACAAACCAAACCCCCATTGCCATAATACCTCTACATTTGCAACCTTCAAATAAGTGGTTTCGGGATGTGCatgttgtccagtgtgtcctCACCGTGATGCCGTACTGCTTGCAGGCAGCATAGTACTGCTCCCTCATGACGGCGGCTGAGTTCTGGCACTCCACCTCGCGGCGGCTCAGCTCCTGCTGGAGCTGCTGGGCTTTGGTCACCTGCTTCCTCAGGGCAGGGCCCTCATAGCTCACACTACGCACCATCAGGCTAGCCACTTCcgctaacacacacagtgcagacaAGGAGAGACACTAGTCAAGGTGTACGGTGATGGACATCAATTAAAACTCATGAACAGGAATCTACATTCCACACACCTCTAGAatacatgtagatttttcacATTTGTTGCCAGGCAACTAGTGCTATGTGATTATATCTGTAGAAATGTTTATCCAAGTAAGCTTACCCAAGTAAGCATTGTCTTTTTCATACAAGGACACGATTTCTTGCCAGTCCTGGTAAAGAAATTACAAACACGTGGAACACATGAGACAAAAGAGCAATGCTGAACGCCCCACAAGGACACGTGGCTCTGGTACATCTGTACTCACCTTCATCCTCTGAGATGAATATCTGCCAAAAATGTTCTTGGAGGATGCCTCGGTTCCTTTCAGAATTTCCACTATCCTTAGGCAGTTAAAGTAATGGATGTCTGTAATAACATAACACATTGAAGTTCAGTGTGGGTTGTGAGGTTTACTCCTTTTACTTGATTCACTCCATCAGCATCCATTTATCACAAATGGAGGACCACTTACGGGATCCCGACAGAAGCTGTTTAATCTCCTCATTCTCTGGCATATCTTGAATGGCTGCGTTGATCTTCTCTCGGATCTCTAACATGGCACTTTGCCATTTCAATGTGCAGTGTCTCCGGTCAACCAACCAGTCTGCAAAAACCAAGGATGAAGCAACAGTTACAAGGAGTACCATATGGAGAACTTGGCAAGTAGCTTATGCCTCAACTGTGCATATTAGCCAGACAGATGTTGGCTATACTGCAAAAACCGACCAACCAAATATATTAAAACCCCCAACACGTACATTAATTATGCCATCTATTGTAACTTCTGACATGACAGTAGAATGACCGTAGGTATTTGGACATACCCAGAAGTTTACTGTTTTGGATGTCGATAGGCAGATTctgtatatttttctgaaaaacaaaacacacagaacactgtTATTACacagtaaataaaaaaacataataataataataattaaaaaacataaaaaaagttgCAGTTAAGAAGTCTATTCATTTGTGATGCAGTGCATGCTCAACTCCTCTCATTAGTCTGCAACATTCACCTCATTCATTCAACCGCGGCATTACATTATGttcattctattctattctattggCTATTAGTCCAATGAtgttcaatgtgctttacaatTACAACGATCAAACGAAaacgaagtagcctactctaaGTTCTGCAATTTCTCCAGACACTGCCTTTTGCAGTCAGCTGTCAAATGCATGGTCTTCAACagttagctaatgttagcttgcAAAGAAGATATTATTGCCTCGCTAGCTACTTAAACaagtttttttaaaataggCAGATAGTTTTCCCGTACACCCACCTCCATTGTGTCTTCAATGGCATAAAATTCTTTATAATTCAAAACAACAGCGTGGCAACATTTCCAATTTTAACCACGTTAGCCTCAGTGGTTACAGTACGCCTCCATGCTAAACTGTGATGTTTACAGAGAACTGCCACGTCAAATTAGTGTAAACCTATCAGAGCACGAGGTTAGCAGAAGTGAAAGGAACCAATTGAAAAACGTTTTACTGCAGCAAATAATTCTCCTTTCCCTGTGATTTTCACACATGCCAGCAGATGGCATTCCTGCCTAGAGAAACAAACTTCTGTTGTGTTGTCCTGTTCGTCTATCTGTGCAGAGAAGCAGCAACCAGGTGCAACATCATTACATAGAAAAGAAACCTATTTTAAGGTGAATTCATTCTATAAACCTTATGATCTTCCACAAGAACAATTTCTATGAGGGTAGCTTTTTCTGTGTTAATAATTTCTTACTCCTCTTTTCAAAGAGCTCTCATCACAGCTCCTTCTATAGAGGCTATATGTTTGTTCAAGAGACATTTATGGATTTCTGTGTTTGCTCTAAGTGAAGCACCTTATCGCAGGTGTCTGGATTCCAAAGAACTCTCTTGATTAAGCACAAGGCTCAAATTTATGACTGGACCTGGTGAAACATCTCAGTGGCATTCAGTGAAACTTTCCCACTTCACACCTAAAGGTGGTCTCTGGCGCTTGTCAAACAAGAgattacacacaaaaaaaatgttgctgAATAGAACAGTAGGAGAAATGGTTACTTAAGGGTTGACAAAGCCAAtgagaaagaaaacaacagTCAACCTGCTTTAATAGTACACAGTCGATAGGTTTATAAAGTCAGATGCTTTGTGGCAGGGCCTTTTCTGGTGCCAATGGAACTCTGTGGTCACTGGACGCTTACTCGGTGCAGTTGTATGATGATTTCCTGGATTAATTTCAGCTTTGTACGGACCTAATGAGCTTAACACAGTCAAGAATTCAACCAAATTCTTTGAAGTCTGACAACCATGCTTCCCGCTCCCCTTCTGTGATGGGCCAGGCTCTGTTGTTGTCACAGATTCTCCAGAGACTGTTCTCATTGCTATTGAGAACTATTTCAAAatgttatgtgttttatgtgatatttgtgtgtgatgttatTTCACAGTGTGAGTCATTATCTACTTTCTATCATCATGACCATGAGTCATCAAAATATACAGACCTCAGGATAGTGATTCTGGTCGGGCAGGAACAGGGAGACCCTTACACATCAGGCAAGTATGCTGAAAAGCTGTTTAAACAGAGCTTATTTATTACACTGACGGCCCTTTTCTTCCACCTTGTTCGGCGTATCAGAATTTTAATCTTAAGACGCTTAGCCTTTAAGACTTGGATGGAAAAACAAAGACTGGAACAGTTAAGGGGCGCCATGGCATGGCTATAAGGCTTCATCCCCTCTTATTTGAATGCATTCAAATGGGCCAGCCGCCAGGGATGGAACTACATGTCTGATTTCCCTCGTAAATGCAAAACTTTGAGGCCACTTCGTCCCTTTGACATCTCAATAACATAGTATTTGTGATGGCTATCGTGAAAGAATCCCAAGTTTGAACCTAAATCAGAAGGCTAATTATAGGATGGTTCACAACAATTCAACTTTGTCCTGTGCTAGTTTATTTGCATATGTCCAGCCCATAATAGTCTGGTATTTAACCTTTatgattactttgaaatgagtATTAAGTGTAGTACTTCAATATGGTATTGAGTACCACAGTTGGATAAGATGAAGTGAAGTGTATCTATAGTATAGTGTTTACACCAAATTACTCCCAGCCCTGAACCTGATGCCTATATGGGAGGCAATGCCAGCTGTGTTTGCATACAGTAGTGTGAGCTGCCATGGCATCTGTACCTCTTTGTTTGaacaaaccaaccaccaccccaccccctggcCTAACTTTTAATTTGGCCACATCACAAGAGAGCAATAGAGATCTCCGCAGAACAATAATCCCAGAGAAAACCACTACAATGGAAAGCGTGAGTGAGTCTTTTCGCTGGTACACTTAACTCAAACAAAAAGGGTTTTTGGTACCACTACAGAGAAAGATGACGGAGAATTAAATGGCTAGACAAAACACACTCTTGAGACAGGGTTTAATTTCATAATACTGGGAATTCCCATGTCACTGTTGACTTTGACCCAGACAGAGCGTACAATTTGCATAAACAATACAGATTCAGAACTTAACACATGTTGCTTGTGTATGACTTGTAAGTTAGGGTGTCTCTGTGTcaatatataaatgtaatgtaaacattGCACCACAGTAGGACTATGCTGTCTGGGAAAAGCAAGCTCTCGCCCTCCCCTACTGATCACATGGGTCTGCCATTTACTCAGGTTGCAAGGGGCTGGCCCTCACACTCGCCTTGGGACTCAAACAGTGTGCTTGTGGGACATAGTgtctggcttgtgtgtgtgtgtgtggtgtgtgtgtatgtaagagagagagagagagggagagagagagagagaaggagcaagagagagatgcacCTGTGCCCTTGCACCTTACCACTCAGGAGTCTTCGTGGGAGAAGTTTAGGCGGACTATAGCAGCACATAGAACAGCTGGAGAGAACTGCCGAGCCGACGCAGAGCAGCATGATTTTTAGTGGAGATCACATTTTCAGTGATACCATCGTCTGACACTTGACATTGCTGGGACGCTGCCACGTCTGAAGGGAGTCTGGCCCAGAAGAGGACGGAGGAACCACCAGCCCTTCATTATTTAGGTGAGAACTTTGCCTACCTTACAACTACTCGGGGGTTGCCACTGACCCCATTGACTGGCCTGCCTGGCCTGTCTATTTAAATAAAGAAGCATTCTTTCTTTTCTAAAAATGCTTATTTAATTGTACTTTATTCTATGTGTATGGCACTACTAACAGTGAATTGTACAGTACCAAAAATGTACTAAACTATGATATTGCGTGACCCTAACCCTAGGCCAGTTTTGTCTGTTTTCGTTTGAGAGTCGCTTCTGTGTATCATGTATTATATTTAGTTTCTTTAGAGAAAGGTACGTTTTACTGCAGGTCCAGAGTTCAGCGCTTGCCTGTACATTGCTGTGGGTACAGTAGATCAGGTGCCCATGAATTACCATGACAACCATCTTCAATCCTAGATCAGCAAGATTTGAGGAAACCCCCAGTTACAAAAGGGATCCGGCCAAGACCCTTcgtccctcccctcccttcccccttcGCCTGCCCTTGTCAGCGGCTTACATTTTTATTACGAGACCAGGATGCCCTTGAGGCCACCTTTCGTCGCCTTGGTCAAACATTGTATCACTCGGAGACTTTTGAACTTGGTTAGTGATTGCTCAGGGTTACTGTGGTGTGGCTTTGCTGTGATCTTTCAGGCTCCTTTGCTCCCCCACACAAAACGAAGAACAAGGTAACTTATTAAGCAGGAAGGGGTTTCGCCAGACTCCTCAGTTTGCATTGATTTTGAAATGGGGGGGAAAAAACTCACTGCAGTTCTAAGATGCTAGAGGCTTTGATTTGTCACTGTTTGTCCAATCTGCATTTTCTTAGACATCATCAAAGGATGAGCTATGTACACCAGTGTCTTTATTCAAATCCCAATGGGGACAGAATGATCTGTTAAGTCAGATGAGGACACAACCTTTTCTTGCAAGGAACACAGAACCTGATCTCTGCAACTTCCAACACCACCTGAACTTGGTCCAATTAAGCAAAGGTGTTGGTTCAGTTTGGTCATTATGCAAGTGCAGAGAAAGGGTAGTGGGTGTCATGTGTTGGTATTACACAATTTGGAGATCTTGGAGTAGTGAACTTCGACAGAATGTATCTGTATCTATAAGCCTGAAAAAACAGAGATGCACATATGCGTTCATTCAGTAAACATTCACAATACACATCCTAAGGAACTGCTAACAAAACCTTGCAGTTATCTCGTAATTCATTCAGCAGTTGGAGGAAAAGTATGCAATGAAGTGAATAATCCCCAAGGATATTTATACTCGCACGACATTCACCACAGAATCTATAAATCCACTTCAGGAAAAGGAGAATTTGTTCTTAGGGTGTGCTCCCCCTACCCTATCTATTTGATTTGTGTGATGCCTGTAAAAGATGCACGCCTTAAAACGTTTACTCATATCATTTCCCCCCACCCTGAAAGATAAAACACTCTGTTGCTATTGAAGCCACAGATATGTGTGTTGGGAGCATAAGCATCCTAAATGAGCAAATGTTCTCTTGGGAGAGGTTGCCTGGTGACAGAATGACACACCCTATAGCCTCTGATAGAGAGGGCATGGCTAAACAATTGcaaaagtgtgagtgtgtgtgtgtgtgtgtgtgtgtgtgtgtgtgtgtgtgcgcacgtgtgtgtgtgtgacatctgtgcgtgtgttttgaCTGAGTACATGCTGAGTGCATGCTTTTAGatagcgtgtgtttgtgtctatcgCCTGGTGTTTGCCTTAGCTAATGGTACAGATGTAGATAACAGTTCTGAGTGCATCTGAACAAGTAGTAATAAAAGCTACATGGCCATGTATACTGGCCAGTTAGTTCTGTTCAGCTTTATACAAGTTGTAAGTTCTTTCATAGGAAAGTCCTGAAACACTGAGCTTAGAGTTGATCCACTCATGTGATGTTATCTAGCTCATACTGGGACCCAGTGAGCTGACAGAGGATACACTGGGGATTCTCTTGCATTTTTCAGTAGGGGTTTGGAGTTGGGTGTCCTCCTCCATTTACTTTTTCAGTTGCCGAGATCATGAGGGTGCCCGGGAGCTCTGATGGGGCATTCTGTGGAGAGACATGGACGCTTCTGTGTTCAAAACACTGGAGGCCAGTGGGCGCTTCTGAACTGGACTGGGGAGTCAAGCATTGTTTATTTTGCAGACTTCTTGATACGATCTAACTAAATGTGCCGATTGTCACTTCACTACCATGTCAGCAATGACAGCACACCTGTGGAGAGGGAGCTGATAAGAAAGACTCAGAAATGTGGTATTTTCCTGCACTCTCAGCACAGGGAAAGAGCTCCGACACGTAGTGCACATAATGTACTCAGCCTGCCCTCGACATCAATCGAGTGACTAATTCTGACCATGTGAGTTGAGTCAGGTAACTCCTATAATCTTTAACAAGGTGTTGTTAACACAAGCACTGTTACTGTAAAGTGTCGCGTTGCAGTCTTTTGAAATCACTGTCCATATCTTACCCTGTAAGGAGAAAACTCTGAGGAGAACTTTTACTTTTGTGAGCTTGTTGACACATGCATATTTGGGCTTCAATTTATATCACTTGACTGACAACCTGATGACAAATTTTGTGACATCTGCGTTTATACTGACACACTTTGCCTCCTTTATCGCCTCAGGTCTCAAGAGCTTTTAGTTCCTGTTCCCTGTCATGGCCGACCCAGCCTGGTGGAAACTGACCTTCCTGCGCAAGAAGAAGTCAGAGGCCAAAGTCCTGTATGAGATCCCAGCTGAGTTCGCCAGTAACACGGACAACAAGGACGGCTGCGGTGACCCCACCGACAGCCAGTTCAATGCCAGGCTGGAGAAGATAGTGGACAAGTCCGCCACCAAGGGCCGCCACGTCAAGGTCTCCCACTCTGGCAGGTtcaaggagaagaagaggatcCGTGCCACACTGGCCGAAAACCCCAACCTCTTCCCCGAACACAGCATGGCCGACGAGAACCACGTGACGGCCAAAGACAACTAACTGACTCCGACAAATAACACAGACTCATACTGAAGTACAAAAACTCACAAAATGTTTgcctcaagtgtgtgtgcatttttataagtgtgtgcaGATATGTGTATATACAGAAAGATTTACAGGACTAAAGCTTTATTCACATGCTTAAAATGAATAAGAAATTATATGTGACTGTTCATCACCAATACTGGAGGACACTGAGATCTCCTCTCTGTCACTGTGTTTGTAACACAGGAGAGGAAATCATTTGCATACTCACAAAGGCTGTTTGATTAGTATCTTCTTTCTTGATAGCACGAGACTTTCACTGATCTTTCCATCATTTGGGGATTTGCAAGACAATCACACAGTGTTGATAAATATGCATCATCTTGGATATGGTGTGAATTATGTTTTGCCATGTATTAAATGATTACCACTGTTTTTACTCTTGCCACAATATTCATTCTGGTCCTATTCGAGAAATGAAGTGCAGTTGATGGGATGCTGATTGCCGTGCTTCTTAACGCTTCAGTGAATGACATGATGATGGCAGGGCTTGTTCAGTTAACCTCCACGCTAGATCGGTTTTTATCTGACTGAGATAAGGCTACTCTATCTCAGTTCCAGCATCATTTTACTCAGGCAATCAAGGAGTAGTGGACAGGGACCTGACTACGGCAAGTGGATATAGGTGTGGTCAGTGGAGTGAGGCTGGGAGGTGGTACCTCTCTTGCTATCTTTGTGACAGTTCTGCATCATTTGTTTGAAATTTTGAATTATTTTGTAAAGAGTTCTTTTGTAAAATCAACAAGACTTTTAATAAATCGATCCAATGGTGATGTGTGTTGCACACATCACATATATTCAGGTGCACATCTTCATTACTTATTTACAGTGCAAGCAGAGAGCAATGGAGATGGCATGGTTCCAGTCAGTAGCATTACTCAATTACGCAATCAGGTGAAAATGTAACTGAAGAGTTCACCAGTCatctttgatgttttttttttggcacaacactgccatctcCTGACTggccatggaaaaaaaaaaacacatcagtaACTCAAGTATGTCTTTATTGTATACTTTTCACGTTCTCTTAAACTATATTGCAGAAGAACCCTTGGTGCATTATGACAGAATTAATATACACATATCTATCTCATATTCACTAACACACATTAGGACATGTAAACATTACCACTGGAATCACAGTGCAGTCAAGTTTACTCTAAATACTGCATTGATTAAGTTTTAGGGAAACTTGGCACTTCATAGCACTTGTATGTATTCATCGCTATCAGGAAGGTGAATTACACACCTatgaaacaacacaacacaaacagaaacgCACACAGGAATTTTGGACACATTTGCAATCTTCATTACACACATGTTGACATGAGGTCAGTGGCACTGAAAGACATTTAATTTTACGGTATGAGATCAGCCTCATACAGTTTTAAAGGCAGAGGAGCTTGTGCTTTAAGACTTCTGAGTGCTGACAATGCTCTGTGGGAAAGTAATGACATCAGCTCAAACGTGTACACCACACAAGATACTTCACTCGAAAAAGAGCGTATCCTTTGGACAGCAATGAGACCGCCATTATCAGGGTGAGTTATGGCCTCGGTCTTCCATTTGTAAATACACTCGGTTATAACTGCATGTACatttccaaaacaaaaaaaacaaacaaacaaaaacactgagCCATGTCAGGACAGAACACCTCAAGACCAACCAGCAACTCAGAACATGAAATGGCTTTGAGGTGGATTTTAAATATATACCCTGTCCCTTTCAAAATAGATGTTTTATCTAACACTGATGGTAGGCATGGGATGTCAATCAAGGCGACAGCCTCTGATAGACCCAGCCCCCCTCTGCGTGGTGCTGC comes from the Alosa alosa isolate M-15738 ecotype Scorff River chromosome 22, AALO_Geno_1.1, whole genome shotgun sequence genome and includes:
- the prr15lb gene encoding proline-rich protein 15-like protein B, with the protein product MADPAWWKLTFLRKKKSEAKVLYEIPAEFASNTDNKDGCGDPTDSQFNARLEKIVDKSATKGRHVKVSHSGRFKEKKRIRATLAENPNLFPEHSMADENHVTAKDN